Part of the Natrialbaceae archaeon AArc-T1-2 genome, AGCGATGCGAGTCCGTCGCTGAACCTCGAAAGCGTCCGTGCGATCGCGAAAAAAGACGTCCACGACGCTGCCCGCTCGAAGGTGCTGTGGCTGCTTTCCGTGCTGTTCGTCGCCTTCCTCGGCGGTGCGGCGTTCGTGTTCGTCCAGTTCGAACAGGCCGTCGCCGCCGAGGGAGCCGAGGTCGCGGCGACGGACCTGGTGCTCTTTCTCGAGGGACCGGTAGCGTGGCTGTTGCCCCTGATCGGGCTGCTCGTCGGCTACAAGGCCGTCGCCGGCGAGGTCGACTCTGGGACCGGCAAGATCCTCTTTACGCTGCCACACTCCCGACTCGACGTCGTCGTCGGCAAACTCGTCGGTCGGACGCTCGTGCTGTGGGCGACGTTTCTCGTCGGTCTCGTCGTTTCCCTCGCCGTCATCGTAGCGCTGTACGACGAACTCGCGGTGACCGCGATCCTTACGTTCGCCGTCCTCTCGATGCTTCTGGGTGCGGTCTTCGTCAGCATCGGGGTCACGATCTCCGCACTGACGACCTCGACGACGAAAGCTGCCGCCGCCATCGTCGGCGTCTTCGTCTTCCTGTACTTCGTGTTCGACTCGTTCCGGCTCGTCGGCTACTACCTGCTTACGGGCTCGGTCATGCCCGCACCCGGCTCGAACCCGTCGGCGTGGTATCTCCTGTACCCGCGGCTGAATCCGATCGAGGCCTACAGCGCCGCGCTCAACGGCCTCGTCTCCGATCTCGTCCACCCCGAGGTGTTCCAGTACTTCGAGGACCCGGCCGCGGTCCCGTTTTACCTGTCGGGCTGGTTCGCTCTCGTGCTCTTGCTCGTCTGGCTCGTCGTGCCGCCGGCGCTTGGGTACCTGCGGTTTCGCCGGCTCGATCTGTAGGGCGCCGTCGACTCCCCCGATCCGGAACCGACCGTTCGAATCGACGGCGTCTCGACCGATAGCTTATACTCCCCGGCGGTTCCCAATGGAAACGAGATGCCGATCGAAGACCGTGACGAGGCGTATCTCGTCACCCACGCACTGGCCAGAGACACGCTCTCGCGGCTTCGCGACGTCGAGACCGAGCAGGTCAACTTCCGGAAGGGGCTCGTCAAACTCGGGCGGATCTGTGGCTACGAGATCATCGACGGGCGCATGGAGACCGAGTACGTCGAGATCGAGACGCCACTCGAGGAGACGATGGGCGAGTGCGTGAAAGGACTCGACGACGTCGTCATCATCAACGTCTTGCGGGCGGCGACGCCGTTCGTCGAAGGGCTGCTCAAGGCGTTCCCGCGGGCGCGACAGGGCGTCATCAGCGCGAGCCGCGACGAGTCGGCCGGGCGCGAGGAGGACGGTTCGTTCCCGATCACGATCGACTACGTGAAACTGCCCGAGATCCGTGAGGAAGATACGGTGATCGTCGCCGATCCGATGCTCGCAACCGGCAGCACGATGTGTGCCGTCTTAGAGCACGTCGTCGAGAACTCTCCCGAACCGGATCACCTCATCGTCCTCGCTGCGGTCTCGGCACCGGACGGACTGCTCAGGGTGAACGAGTCGTTTCCGGAGGTCGACCTGCTCACCGTCTCGATCGACGACTACCTCGACGACGACGGCTACATCGTTCCCGGACTCGGCGACGCCGGCGACCGGGCGTTCCGGACGAACTGACGCCGCCTTCGAGTCTCGATGGCGTCGATCGACTGCGCTATGGGTCCGGACAGGTGTCGATACCACACAGCGCATTCAGCGGACAGCGCCCGATGACGGCGGTCGCCAATATGTCGCTGCCGGCGACGAACGCGAGCGTGCCAGGCGTTTCGTCTCGGTTTCGATATCCCACGATCAGCAAGGTTAGCTCGAGGACGACGCGACCGATGCGATCCAGTCCACCGACGTTTCGCTCCATACGCATTCGAACGATTGCCACCCACGTAGCAGTGTTCCATGAAACGGACACACCTTCGTTTCCGGTCGAATTTTCGTGTCACGTTGTCCAACGTTCCGGCAGCGTTTTTACTCGCGTTGGTGATGAGAAATGCGATGAACGGTCGCGACGACGTCGATCCGGCGAGCGACATCCCGAACGGGCGGTTCCAGCTCGCGGTCGGCCTCTACGTCGGCGTGTTTCTCGCCGGCATCGCGACGACGGCACTCGCGCCGACCGATCCCTCGCCCTCCGTTCTCGCGGGGACGTCCGTGATTGGCGGTCTCGTCGGAGTCGTTCTCGGTATCGGCGTCGCACGTGTCGATCACGAGCTGTCGGCACGGCTCGGCCGGACCGTCGCCCGCCGGCGTGCGGTCGCGGCTCCCGCTGGCCTCTTCGGTGCGATCGCGATCGCCTCGTGGATCGTGTCGGTCGGGGCTCGTGTCGTCACCGCCTCGGTCACGGCGGCGATCGCGCTCCTCGTTACGGGCTCCGTCCTCGGGACGCTCGCCGGAAACCGGTACGTCGACCGGGTCGTGACTGACGAGCCGATCGCGACGTGGGACTGGGAGCCGCCGGGCGCACCCAGGCTGGATGGGGTCCTGTTTCTCGCGTGGACGGTCATGGCCGTCACGGCCGCGGTCGCCGGAAACTGGCTGACCGCCGCCATCTGGACGACGATCGGCGTGCTCTGGCTCGTCTCCTGTCTCGTCGAGGGCCGATGGCGATTCGCCTCCGTCGGCGCGTCTCCGGAGGTTCGCGTCCACGAGGCCGGGCTGGTCAAACGGCGTCCGTACAGCCGGTCGTTCGTCCCCTGGAAGGCCGTCGATCACGTTCGTGTGCGCGAGGACGAACTCGTCATCGATCGCGGACTCCGTGACGTCCGTTTCGACCGCACGGAGCTGGGCGACCTCGAGGCCGTCCTCGAGACGATCGAACGCCAGCGACCCGACGAGGGACCTCCCGTCCTCGGGTGATATTACTCGAGGTCGACGCGACCGCTCGTCGCGCTCCGAAGTCGGTCGCGCAACGACGCGGCCGCCTCGCGTGGGACGCGGACGTCGAAGGTCACCCGTTGCTCGTAGTCGGCGTCGAACTCGTAGCCCTCGCTCTCGAGGACCCCCCTGACGGTGCCGGAGTCGTCGTACTCGACGACGACCACGACCCGTTCGTGGGGCCGCTCCTCGATCACCCCCGCCTCGTCGACGGCCTCTTTCACGGCGCGGGAGTACGCCCGGACGAGCCCGCCGACACCGAGGTTCGTCCCGCCGTAGTAGCGGGTGACGACGACGGCGACGTTCTCGAGTTCTCGTCCCTGGAGGACGTTGAGCGCGGGCTTGCCGGCCGAGCCCGAGGGTTCGCCGTCGTCGCTCGAGTACTCTCGAAGCAGTTCGCCGTCGGGGTCGGCACGGACGCGGTAGGCGGGGACGTTGTGTGTCGCGTCCGCGTACTCCGAGTCGACCGTCTCGACGAACGCCTCGGCCGCCTCGACGGACTCGACCGGTCGGACGTGGCCGAGAAACTCGGACCCCTGGACGACGAAGGTGGTGGTCGCGGGTTCGGCGACGGTCCGGTACGTGTCGGTCACGGCCGACCACGGCGACTGTGCCTCGCGTGGACCATGGTGGCGGTACTCGAGCCGCCGAAAAGAGCGCGTCGGTACGCACATGTCGACCCGGAGTTGGATCAGGGTTGACGACGACCGACGATCGGATCGGAGTGGACAGCAACCGACGGACGCGACGCGGGCCACATCCGCACGCTTAAGTCAGTCCCGAAAGTTGTTCACGCCACCATGGAGTACGCACTCGAGATCGATGGGGCACCCGACTCGGTAGCCGGCGGGACGAGCGTTCTCTTGTTACATCCGAGTACGGGCGAAACGGATCGCATCGACACCGACTTTCTCAAGACCGACACCGATCACTTCCTCGTCGTCTCCACGCGAACCACGGCCCGGGAGGTCAAACAGAAACTCGAACACTACGACGTCGACGAATCCTGTGCCGTCATCCTCGATACGTTGAGCATCGAACGCGGCTACTCCCGACGATCCGGCGACGACATCCACTACGTCGCTGCACCCGACGACGTCGACGGCATCGTCAGACAGGTCGAACGGTTCCTCGAGAACTACGACGGGAAACTCAGAATCAGCTTCGACTCCGTCACCGAACTCGCCTACTACGCCGGCGAGGACGCAGCCCTCGAGGCGACCGAACGCATTCTCGGGTTGCTCGAGGAACACGACGCCGTCGGTCTCTTTCATCTCTCCGAGGAGGTCCACGACGACGACACCGTCGAGCAGTTTCGCGCGCCGTTCGACGGAACGGTCGACCTCGACGAGGATGGATCGGTAACCGTCGAGTTCTGAACGGGACGGCACGAACAACGACGCACCCTACTCCGAAAGCGCCTCGAACGTCTTCTCGGCCCACCGGACCGCGTACTCGGGTCCGTGATCGCGGTAGGCGTCGGTATCGAGCGCCGCAAACGGCGCGGGCAGTTCGATCGCGTGTTTGATCGCACTGCAAGCGAGTTCCGTGGCGTCTGCAAACGTCGTCTCTCCGCGTGCGACGGCCGACGGAAGGCCCGCCACCCGATCTTCGAGTCGGGTTCCCGCATCCTGCCACGCTGTAGCGAGTTCGGGATGATCCTCGTGCCACGTCGCGAAGACGTCACGAGTCTGCAGCCCCTTCCAGCCGTCGTACAACGCCGCCGCGACCTGATAGGTCGCTGTCGGACCGAGCGCCACGGCGTCGTCGAGCTCGCGGTACTCGGCCTCGAAAAAGCCGAGAAAGTGTTCCGGGACGTCGAGCGAGACCTCGAGAATCGCTTCGGCGAGCAGGAAGTCGACGAACGAGGCGGG contains:
- a CDS encoding ABC transporter permease subunit gives rise to the protein MSDASPSLNLESVRAIAKKDVHDAARSKVLWLLSVLFVAFLGGAAFVFVQFEQAVAAEGAEVAATDLVLFLEGPVAWLLPLIGLLVGYKAVAGEVDSGTGKILFTLPHSRLDVVVGKLVGRTLVLWATFLVGLVVSLAVIVALYDELAVTAILTFAVLSMLLGAVFVSIGVTISALTTSTTKAAAAIVGVFVFLYFVFDSFRLVGYYLLTGSVMPAPGSNPSAWYLLYPRLNPIEAYSAALNGLVSDLVHPEVFQYFEDPAAVPFYLSGWFALVLLLVWLVVPPALGYLRFRRLDL
- the upp gene encoding uracil phosphoribosyltransferase; translated protein: MPIEDRDEAYLVTHALARDTLSRLRDVETEQVNFRKGLVKLGRICGYEIIDGRMETEYVEIETPLEETMGECVKGLDDVVIINVLRAATPFVEGLLKAFPRARQGVISASRDESAGREEDGSFPITIDYVKLPEIREEDTVIVADPMLATGSTMCAVLEHVVENSPEPDHLIVLAAVSAPDGLLRVNESFPEVDLLTVSIDDYLDDDGYIVPGLGDAGDRAFRTN
- a CDS encoding YgaP family membrane protein; its protein translation is MERNVGGLDRIGRVVLELTLLIVGYRNRDETPGTLAFVAGSDILATAVIGRCPLNALCGIDTCPDP
- a CDS encoding IMPACT family protein, translated to MTDTYRTVAEPATTTFVVQGSEFLGHVRPVESVEAAEAFVETVDSEYADATHNVPAYRVRADPDGELLREYSSDDGEPSGSAGKPALNVLQGRELENVAVVVTRYYGGTNLGVGGLVRAYSRAVKEAVDEAGVIEERPHERVVVVVEYDDSGTVRGVLESEGYEFDADYEQRVTFDVRVPREAAASLRDRLRSATSGRVDLE
- a CDS encoding DUF7090 family protein, which codes for MEYALEIDGAPDSVAGGTSVLLLHPSTGETDRIDTDFLKTDTDHFLVVSTRTTAREVKQKLEHYDVDESCAVILDTLSIERGYSRRSGDDIHYVAAPDDVDGIVRQVERFLENYDGKLRISFDSVTELAYYAGEDAALEATERILGLLEEHDAVGLFHLSEEVHDDDTVEQFRAPFDGTVDLDEDGSVTVEF
- a CDS encoding DUF7089 family protein, with protein sequence MFERRELSDPVASVRESYADDALVFDCARDFETLPPAQAEELGFVVSRLEPATYPDEWLPADAPTLLERYASSDLTIGMPGDGSIVWTRQTDPPVVLVKARVEGSPASFVDFLLAEAILEVSLDVPEHFLGFFEAEYRELDDAVALGPTATYQVAAALYDGWKGLQTRDVFATWHEDHPELATAWQDAGTRLEDRVAGLPSAVARGETTFADATELACSAIKHAIELPAPFAALDTDAYRDHGPEYAVRWAEKTFEALSE